The following proteins come from a genomic window of Nothobranchius furzeri strain GRZ-AD chromosome 1, NfurGRZ-RIMD1, whole genome shotgun sequence:
- the gask1b gene encoding Golgi-associated kinase 1B has translation MGNARAHWLFFSFLKLASNFRRCSLFKRSLFITAVCAVYLFFVIPQVGTSLRHQRRTDEDETRHTRGLDISGALPHATGLQTGASLVQPTRTNVVYISLKSKRLKPAKIRCTIRPKRRKKRGRKTPDASVTHSKLGTVGRYTGHTGNFTAETSWNRTSHLNYELRNIINKGYAGGSASQVSSIRIYSQTAPPWLSSQDLETMRFLADSKILRFKEIYREGASSLLMFEGEVRTHPTNQKLLERNNAYGRRCGIIHSPTDNTEVFAFHLDRVLGLNRTLPAVSRKFSFFHDGQFFTVVSWDASLYPEDLAAGPVTVRLTWREYQNSLVQRCWHKNTRPKPDSGCSTIHHYEWSKLALFDFLLQIHNRLDQSCCGFRPRREDVCVEVAQQASCEDQENVKLANIFHRNQDSRHLVFTNNKGFFDRNEDNLDFRLLEGIREFPEKAVTVLKSRKLREKLLQSLFLDQMYWESQGGRQGIDKLIDVIERRAKVLLTYIMAHGIKVITMND, from the exons ATGGGGAACGCTCGTGCGCActggttgtttttctcttttctgaaACTTGCCAGCAACTTTCGGAGGTGCTCTCTTTTCAAACGCAGTTTGTTCATCACGGCTGTGTGTGCGGTCTATTTGTTTTTTGTGATTCCACAAGTCGGAACCTCTCTGCGACACCAGCGCAGGACTGATGAGGACGAGACGCGGCACACCCGTGGTTTGGACATCAGCGGCGCACTACCACACGCTACTGGACTGCAGACTGGCGCGAGTCTGGTGCAGCCGACACGAACCAACGTGGTGTACATATCTCTCAAATCTAAACGTTTAAAACCAGCAAAAATACGGTGTACAATCCGACCAAAACGGAGAAAAAAACGGGGGCGAAAGACACCTGATGCGTCCGTTACGCACAGCAAACTTGGCACAGTGGGACGTTACACGGGCCACACTGGGAACTTTACAGCTGAAACGTCCTGGAATCGAACCAGTCATTTGAATTATGAACTGCGTAATATAATAAACAAAGGCTATGCTGGAGGATCAGCCTCTCAGGTTAGTTCTATTAGAATTTACAGTCAAACTGCTCCTCCGTGGCTCAGCTCTCAGGACCTGGAAACCATGCGCTTTCTTGCGGATTCCAAAATTTTGCGCTTTAAAGAAATCTATCGTGAAGGCGCCTCATCCCTTCTGATGTTTGAAGGTGAGGTCAGGACACATCCAACCAATCAGAAGCTCTTGGAAAGAAATAATGCATATGGAAGACGGTGCGGGATTATCCACAGCCCCACGGACAACACTGAGGTGTTTGCTTTCCATTTGGACAGGGTGCTTGGTTTGAACAGAACCCTGCCAGCTGTGAGCAGGAAGTTCAGCTTTTTTCATG ATGGTCAGTTCTTCACTGTGGTGTCATGGGATGCATCACTGTACCCAGAAGACCTTGCTGCAGGCCCGGTCACTGTGAGGCTCACATGGAGGGAGTACCAGAACTCTCTAGTGCAGAGATGCTGGCACAAAAACACAAGGCCCAAACCTGACTCTGGCTGCTCCACGATTCATCACTACGAATGGAGCAAACTGGCTCTGTTTGACTTCCTGCTGCAG ATCCACAACCGTCTGGATCAGAGCTGCTGTGGATTCAGGCCTCGGCGGGAGGATGTGTGCGTTGAAGTGGCCCAGCAGGCTTCCTGTGAGGACCAGGAAAACGTAAAATTAGCAAACATTTTCCATAGGAACCAGGACTCCAGGCACCTGGTGTTCACCAACAACAAGGGATTCTTTGACCGCAATGAGGACAACTTAGACTTCAGGTTGCTCGAGGGTATCCGGGA gtTTCCAGAGAAGGCTGTGACAGTGCTGAAGAGCAGGAAGCTAAGGGAGAAGCTTCTCCAGTCCCTGTTTCTGGACCAGATGTACTGGGAAAGTCAGGGTGGCCGGCAGGGCATCGACAAGCTAATTGATGTTATCGAAAGGCGAGCCAAGGTCCTCCTTACCTACATCATGGCTCATGGGATAAAAGTCATCACAATGAATGACTGA